One Salvia splendens isolate huo1 chromosome 12, SspV2, whole genome shotgun sequence genomic window carries:
- the LOC121758683 gene encoding phosphatidylinositol/phosphatidylcholine transfer protein SFH2-like isoform X4, which produces MKHTVKLLDIFQLVQSLNWRIQNDIDNILARPINPSDVYRAIRDTQLVGICGCTKEGLPVIAIGAGLSTYDKGSIHYYIQSHIQMNEYRDRVVLPSASKKHGRYIGTCIKILDMTGLRLSALNHMKLLSAISTIDDLNYPEKTETYYIVNAGYIFSSCWKVVKPLLRERTRKKVQVLSGCGEDELLKIMDYDSLPHFCRKEGSGFQRSRNGMVGRCYSLDHPFHQQLYKYVKEQAALLESVAPVKDGSVHVDYPEPDPEDVKVAQTIESEFQKLENRKGVCDSLHELEISGD; this is translated from the exons ATGAAGCATACCGTAAAACTACTCGATATTTTCCAGCTTGTTCAGAGTTTAAACTGGAGGATACAGAATGACATCGATAACATACTGGCG AGGCCAATTAACCCTAGTGACGTCTATAGAGCAATTCGGGATACTCAGCTTGTAGGGATATGTGGATGCACTAAAGAG GGTCTTCCCGTCATTGCTATTGGCGCTGGGCTCAGCACATATGACAAAGGATCT ATTCACTACTATATTCAGTCACACATCCAGATGAATGAATACAGAGATCGTGTGGTATTG CCTTCCGCTTCCAAAAAACATGGACGATATATCGGGACATGCATAAAGATTCTGGATATGACTGGTCTAAGGCTTTCTGCTCTGAATCACATGAAG TTGTTATCTGCAATATCTACAATTGATGATTTGAACTATCCTGAGAAGACGGAGACTTATTACATAGTCAATGCCGGATACATATTTTCATCATGTTGGAAG GTTGTTAAACCCCTTCTACGAGAGCGAACAAGAAAGAAAGTTCAAGTTCTCTCTGGCTGTGGCGAAGATGAATTGTTGAAG ATTATGGATTATGATTCCCTTCCGCACTTCTGCAGAAAAGAAGGTTCTGGATTTCAGAGATCTAGAAATGGAATGGTTGGCCGTTGCTATAGCTTGGACCATCCCTTCCATCAGCAGCTCTACAAGTACGTAAAGGAGCAAGCTGCATTACTGGAGTCGGTTGCTCCAGTGAAAGATGGTTCGGTCCACGTAGATTATCCCGAGCCTGATCCAGAAGACGTGAAAGTTGCACAAACCATAGAATCCGAGTTCCAAAAGCTTGAGAACCGGAAAGGGGTCTGTGACTCGTTGCACGAGCTTGAGATAAGTGGGGATTGA
- the LOC121758683 gene encoding phosphatidylinositol/phosphatidylcholine transfer protein SFH2-like isoform X5, translated as MLVQSLNWRIQNDIDNILARPINPSDVYRAIRDTQLVGICGCTKEGLPVIAIGAGLSTYDKGSIHYYIQSHIQMNEYRDRVVLPSASKKHGRYIGTCIKILDMTGLRLSALNHMKLLSAISTIDDLNYPEKTETYYIVNAGYIFSSCWKVVKPLLRERTRKKVQVLSGCGEDELLKIMDYDSLPHFCRKEGSGFQRSRNGMVGRCYSLDHPFHQQLYKYVKEQAALLESVAPVKDGSVHVDYPEPDPEDVKVAQTIESEFQKLENRKGVCDSLHELEISGD; from the exons ATG CTTGTTCAGAGTTTAAACTGGAGGATACAGAATGACATCGATAACATACTGGCG AGGCCAATTAACCCTAGTGACGTCTATAGAGCAATTCGGGATACTCAGCTTGTAGGGATATGTGGATGCACTAAAGAG GGTCTTCCCGTCATTGCTATTGGCGCTGGGCTCAGCACATATGACAAAGGATCT ATTCACTACTATATTCAGTCACACATCCAGATGAATGAATACAGAGATCGTGTGGTATTG CCTTCCGCTTCCAAAAAACATGGACGATATATCGGGACATGCATAAAGATTCTGGATATGACTGGTCTAAGGCTTTCTGCTCTGAATCACATGAAG TTGTTATCTGCAATATCTACAATTGATGATTTGAACTATCCTGAGAAGACGGAGACTTATTACATAGTCAATGCCGGATACATATTTTCATCATGTTGGAAG GTTGTTAAACCCCTTCTACGAGAGCGAACAAGAAAGAAAGTTCAAGTTCTCTCTGGCTGTGGCGAAGATGAATTGTTGAAG ATTATGGATTATGATTCCCTTCCGCACTTCTGCAGAAAAGAAGGTTCTGGATTTCAGAGATCTAGAAATGGAATGGTTGGCCGTTGCTATAGCTTGGACCATCCCTTCCATCAGCAGCTCTACAAGTACGTAAAGGAGCAAGCTGCATTACTGGAGTCGGTTGCTCCAGTGAAAGATGGTTCGGTCCACGTAGATTATCCCGAGCCTGATCCAGAAGACGTGAAAGTTGCACAAACCATAGAATCCGAGTTCCAAAAGCTTGAGAACCGGAAAGGGGTCTGTGACTCGTTGCACGAGCTTGAGATAAGTGGGGATTGA
- the LOC121758683 gene encoding phosphatidylinositol/phosphatidylcholine transfer protein SFH2-like isoform X1 produces the protein MVFITEDMIKDFQAQIEKIDASLKKTFMNVHSGYERETLARFIKAREGSISEAYDMLVQSLNWRIQNDIDNILARPINPSDVYRAIRDTQLVGICGCTKEGLPVIAIGAGLSTYDKGSIHYYIQSHIQMNEYRDRVVLPSASKKHGRYIGTCIKILDMTGLRLSALNHMKLLSAISTIDDLNYPEKTETYYIVNAGYIFSSCWKVVKPLLRERTRKKVQVLSGCGEDELLKIMDYDSLPHFCRKEGSGFQRSRNGMVGRCYSLDHPFHQQLYKYVKEQAALLESVAPVKDGSVHVDYPEPDPEDVKVAQTIESEFQKLENRKGVCDSLHELEISGD, from the exons ATGGTGTTTATAACCGAAGATATGATCAAGGATTTTCAAGCCCAGATAGAAAAAA TCGATGCATCGCTGAAGAAGACATTCATG AATGTACATAGTGGTTATGAAAGGGAGACCTTGGCGAGGTTTATAAAAGCTAGGGAAGGAAGTATTTCGGAGGCATATGATATG CTTGTTCAGAGTTTAAACTGGAGGATACAGAATGACATCGATAACATACTGGCG AGGCCAATTAACCCTAGTGACGTCTATAGAGCAATTCGGGATACTCAGCTTGTAGGGATATGTGGATGCACTAAAGAG GGTCTTCCCGTCATTGCTATTGGCGCTGGGCTCAGCACATATGACAAAGGATCT ATTCACTACTATATTCAGTCACACATCCAGATGAATGAATACAGAGATCGTGTGGTATTG CCTTCCGCTTCCAAAAAACATGGACGATATATCGGGACATGCATAAAGATTCTGGATATGACTGGTCTAAGGCTTTCTGCTCTGAATCACATGAAG TTGTTATCTGCAATATCTACAATTGATGATTTGAACTATCCTGAGAAGACGGAGACTTATTACATAGTCAATGCCGGATACATATTTTCATCATGTTGGAAG GTTGTTAAACCCCTTCTACGAGAGCGAACAAGAAAGAAAGTTCAAGTTCTCTCTGGCTGTGGCGAAGATGAATTGTTGAAG ATTATGGATTATGATTCCCTTCCGCACTTCTGCAGAAAAGAAGGTTCTGGATTTCAGAGATCTAGAAATGGAATGGTTGGCCGTTGCTATAGCTTGGACCATCCCTTCCATCAGCAGCTCTACAAGTACGTAAAGGAGCAAGCTGCATTACTGGAGTCGGTTGCTCCAGTGAAAGATGGTTCGGTCCACGTAGATTATCCCGAGCCTGATCCAGAAGACGTGAAAGTTGCACAAACCATAGAATCCGAGTTCCAAAAGCTTGAGAACCGGAAAGGGGTCTGTGACTCGTTGCACGAGCTTGAGATAAGTGGGGATTGA
- the LOC121758683 gene encoding phosphatidylinositol/phosphatidylcholine transfer protein SFH2-like isoform X2, whose translation MQNVHSGYERETLARFIKAREGSISEAYDMLVQSLNWRIQNDIDNILARPINPSDVYRAIRDTQLVGICGCTKEGLPVIAIGAGLSTYDKGSIHYYIQSHIQMNEYRDRVVLPSASKKHGRYIGTCIKILDMTGLRLSALNHMKLLSAISTIDDLNYPEKTETYYIVNAGYIFSSCWKVVKPLLRERTRKKVQVLSGCGEDELLKIMDYDSLPHFCRKEGSGFQRSRNGMVGRCYSLDHPFHQQLYKYVKEQAALLESVAPVKDGSVHVDYPEPDPEDVKVAQTIESEFQKLENRKGVCDSLHELEISGD comes from the exons ATGCAGAATGTACATAGTGGTTATGAAAGGGAGACCTTGGCGAGGTTTATAAAAGCTAGGGAAGGAAGTATTTCGGAGGCATATGATATG CTTGTTCAGAGTTTAAACTGGAGGATACAGAATGACATCGATAACATACTGGCG AGGCCAATTAACCCTAGTGACGTCTATAGAGCAATTCGGGATACTCAGCTTGTAGGGATATGTGGATGCACTAAAGAG GGTCTTCCCGTCATTGCTATTGGCGCTGGGCTCAGCACATATGACAAAGGATCT ATTCACTACTATATTCAGTCACACATCCAGATGAATGAATACAGAGATCGTGTGGTATTG CCTTCCGCTTCCAAAAAACATGGACGATATATCGGGACATGCATAAAGATTCTGGATATGACTGGTCTAAGGCTTTCTGCTCTGAATCACATGAAG TTGTTATCTGCAATATCTACAATTGATGATTTGAACTATCCTGAGAAGACGGAGACTTATTACATAGTCAATGCCGGATACATATTTTCATCATGTTGGAAG GTTGTTAAACCCCTTCTACGAGAGCGAACAAGAAAGAAAGTTCAAGTTCTCTCTGGCTGTGGCGAAGATGAATTGTTGAAG ATTATGGATTATGATTCCCTTCCGCACTTCTGCAGAAAAGAAGGTTCTGGATTTCAGAGATCTAGAAATGGAATGGTTGGCCGTTGCTATAGCTTGGACCATCCCTTCCATCAGCAGCTCTACAAGTACGTAAAGGAGCAAGCTGCATTACTGGAGTCGGTTGCTCCAGTGAAAGATGGTTCGGTCCACGTAGATTATCCCGAGCCTGATCCAGAAGACGTGAAAGTTGCACAAACCATAGAATCCGAGTTCCAAAAGCTTGAGAACCGGAAAGGGGTCTGTGACTCGTTGCACGAGCTTGAGATAAGTGGGGATTGA
- the LOC121758683 gene encoding phosphatidylinositol/phosphatidylcholine transfer protein SFH2-like isoform X3 — protein sequence MNVHSGYERETLARFIKAREGSISEAYDMLVQSLNWRIQNDIDNILARPINPSDVYRAIRDTQLVGICGCTKEGLPVIAIGAGLSTYDKGSIHYYIQSHIQMNEYRDRVVLPSASKKHGRYIGTCIKILDMTGLRLSALNHMKLLSAISTIDDLNYPEKTETYYIVNAGYIFSSCWKVVKPLLRERTRKKVQVLSGCGEDELLKIMDYDSLPHFCRKEGSGFQRSRNGMVGRCYSLDHPFHQQLYKYVKEQAALLESVAPVKDGSVHVDYPEPDPEDVKVAQTIESEFQKLENRKGVCDSLHELEISGD from the exons ATG AATGTACATAGTGGTTATGAAAGGGAGACCTTGGCGAGGTTTATAAAAGCTAGGGAAGGAAGTATTTCGGAGGCATATGATATG CTTGTTCAGAGTTTAAACTGGAGGATACAGAATGACATCGATAACATACTGGCG AGGCCAATTAACCCTAGTGACGTCTATAGAGCAATTCGGGATACTCAGCTTGTAGGGATATGTGGATGCACTAAAGAG GGTCTTCCCGTCATTGCTATTGGCGCTGGGCTCAGCACATATGACAAAGGATCT ATTCACTACTATATTCAGTCACACATCCAGATGAATGAATACAGAGATCGTGTGGTATTG CCTTCCGCTTCCAAAAAACATGGACGATATATCGGGACATGCATAAAGATTCTGGATATGACTGGTCTAAGGCTTTCTGCTCTGAATCACATGAAG TTGTTATCTGCAATATCTACAATTGATGATTTGAACTATCCTGAGAAGACGGAGACTTATTACATAGTCAATGCCGGATACATATTTTCATCATGTTGGAAG GTTGTTAAACCCCTTCTACGAGAGCGAACAAGAAAGAAAGTTCAAGTTCTCTCTGGCTGTGGCGAAGATGAATTGTTGAAG ATTATGGATTATGATTCCCTTCCGCACTTCTGCAGAAAAGAAGGTTCTGGATTTCAGAGATCTAGAAATGGAATGGTTGGCCGTTGCTATAGCTTGGACCATCCCTTCCATCAGCAGCTCTACAAGTACGTAAAGGAGCAAGCTGCATTACTGGAGTCGGTTGCTCCAGTGAAAGATGGTTCGGTCCACGTAGATTATCCCGAGCCTGATCCAGAAGACGTGAAAGTTGCACAAACCATAGAATCCGAGTTCCAAAAGCTTGAGAACCGGAAAGGGGTCTGTGACTCGTTGCACGAGCTTGAGATAAGTGGGGATTGA